Within the Nocardioides humi genome, the region AACTTTATATAAAGATCTCCGCATGAGTTTGGTGGGCGACGACTACGGTCCGGTCACCGAGTTCTTCGGCGCCCTCGCCTCCCCGGTGCGGGCCGCCGTGATCCACCTGCTCACCGAACGACCCCACACCGTCTCGGAGATCGGCGCCGCGCTCGGCGCGTCGCAGCCCCTCGTCTCCCAGCACCTGCGCGTGCTCCGGGAGACCGGGCTGGTGACGACCGAGCGGTCCGGTCGGTCCACCGTCTACTCGCTGGCCGACGACCACGTGGCGCACGTCTTCCTCGACGCCCTCGTCCACACCCAGGAGAACACCGATGACTGAGTCCCAGCACACCGCCGCCGAGGCCCACCACCACACCCACGGTCCGGGCTGCGGCCACCTCGCCGTGATCCACGGCGACCATGTCGACTACCTGCACGACGGCCACGTGCACCGCGAGCACGACGGCCACTACGACGAGTGCGCCCGCTGCTCGTGCCCCGACTGCACCGACAGCTGCGCCGTGTGCACGTGCGAGGGCTGCACCTGCCCGACCTGCAACCACAGCGTGTGCAGCTGCGAACACTGCGGCGGCGAGCCGTGCAGCTCGTGCGTGTGCAGCGACTGCACCTGCGCGACCTGCGCCCACGCCGCCTGATCTCGGGCTGGGCAGGCTGAGGGCGCTGGCTGCCGGCGCGGCCTGGCGGGCCTGCGTGGTTGGTGATGCGCGTGGTCGGTCGGGTGCTGTAACACGTGGTTGGCGGCTGCGGCAGCCCGTTGTCCGCTGTAACACGTTGTCCGCATCTCTACCAGCCCGATGACTTCGCGCATCGGCCGTTGTGGGCGGCTGGTACCGCAGTCATCGGGCGGGTAGGCGGGCGAACCACGTGTTACAGCCGATGCTCGGCGGCCAGGTGCGCGAACGACGTGTTACAGCAGGCATGCGGCGGCCAGGTGGGCGAACAGCGTGTTACAGCACGCAGGGGCACGACGGGCTCGCCCTCGCCAGCCGCATCGCCACGCCG harbors:
- a CDS encoding ArsR/SmtB family transcription factor; this translates as MSLVGDDYGPVTEFFGALASPVRAAVIHLLTERPHTVSEIGAALGASQPLVSQHLRVLRETGLVTTERSGRSTVYSLADDHVAHVFLDALVHTQENTDD